In one Lujinxingia vulgaris genomic region, the following are encoded:
- a CDS encoding cation:proton antiporter: MREFLTLTIVLALLTLAQLVWPGATAAMAGDGLVAVGLMVLVAFATGEAFRRVGLPSLLGYIGAGVLLGPSFSSLMPDAYPLAIISSRLIDELAVVQLLVVALIGMLAGAKLRLADLREQARLVARITLAIALAVIPTTVIAVMLTTRIFPAHLAIFASEPLSQQLIIALFFGVLAFGLSPTITVALIQELRARGPLATAALSVVVAGEFLIFGFFAALMAGATLLASPDPVTGGSLAGMVPALLTELALSLGLGLALGVAIAAYARWVRSYLLLMVLASGVLAYLSALRVAAEPTLIFLVAGFFVQNATLRGRELVRALEQVALPVFVIYFATVAAGLDLRAAPAYVPLILVLVVVRLGALYFATRRVCARAVDTRQSLHYLPTAFIAQDAVVLVLAGVVAVNFPAWGPAFQSVVMATVIVYLSLGPIFLKTGLERSGEARRASHERRDERVLGLEEFELLEPTDLGQRLEAPRFDDAWLRGHIEDLRSALIDQAEQTFQQPIRLRRDGIIDALIELESVVDELIKGLREWDAEMRQQTPPPEAGPRLEALRGVQRTYLAQVGQVYERLLQLEGAPLTPASVEAFLSAVRAMEDKQTLYRIEREPALEQVEPSDAPWLRALKWGRRVRRRVLGAGYRNVPVGRLWSYHMELSLPVQLLRVTPPVAAQYEELWRALWQHLREVDRFLESLAEASATERDASNPPAEPDPVSGSPADETSPNAASVEARIAAFYADFSESHAELAHQTRRSAEVGLKGYGQSLEQSYHAFVRGVALAGTSQLPALVYRPSSRFASARRASSQLGDRLARQHQIIEGYRGWLKLDHQVSEFVQWSQGTRLAAERAARQTLGAGMEPLEALEQQLEELHDRARRAPLDWELAYTSELRPLLLRARRAQELRLARVRQGRYTRQLLELVEARVEQLPATIAVLSADPRRAIVAGAQHYELPLRRWVSSQVSRELALRVVDFNERAATRQEERHTLLGAIEQLLEFHLVTARRQRTRSPGNGEEGEGAPVPADLAGGEEGAGVQGIERALRALTSLRERISRDEEELVAWLISEWDRLMTRAFEPIEERRLGELQRELARQGAASFVARGESLAGELLEPLARHLGAARARAARWSDELGEELRTLLGASTLPADDAARRRALLADEPVAHSRAPSVYRRLFVPSPLDIPDFYRERGVEEQLLASARRWATGAEEVALIRGPRGSGKRTLARHLVPARIYGVVPDLREESVVTLSLSSVAREEPALSRAIVEGLGIQGAATRSFDDLRQYLQRGELRRRVIVVEDAQRLVLRTEVGVALTERFFNLVADSAQTIFWVLLMDEASADFAASHLNLDRVVTTTVSLPPADGAWLEAMILARHRVSGFGLSFEPQPRGRLERLARLQLRTPAPELVQREFFEALAAHARHNPRAALLWWLRAVRPDPGDDARLLVSPLCGAPLPVLDALSLEQRLLLAAITLHGSLSPHQAHLIVGLSQESARAELDALRRKGYLETLADNPDELQLRPGADAAIADALCRQNLI; encoded by the coding sequence ATGCGAGAGTTTCTGACCCTTACCATTGTGCTCGCGCTGCTCACCCTGGCTCAGCTGGTCTGGCCGGGCGCCACCGCTGCCATGGCCGGCGACGGGCTGGTCGCCGTCGGGCTTATGGTGCTTGTGGCGTTTGCCACCGGTGAGGCGTTTCGTCGGGTGGGGCTCCCCTCGCTGCTCGGCTACATCGGCGCCGGGGTGCTCCTCGGACCGAGCTTCTCCAGCCTGATGCCCGACGCCTACCCCCTGGCGATCATCTCCTCGCGCCTCATCGATGAGCTCGCCGTGGTGCAGCTCCTGGTGGTGGCGCTCATCGGGATGCTCGCCGGCGCGAAGTTGCGCCTGGCCGATCTTCGGGAGCAGGCCCGGCTGGTGGCCCGGATTACCCTGGCGATCGCGCTGGCGGTGATCCCCACCACGGTGATCGCGGTGATGCTCACCACCCGCATCTTCCCCGCGCACCTGGCCATCTTCGCCTCCGAGCCTCTTTCGCAGCAGCTCATCATCGCGCTCTTCTTTGGGGTGCTGGCCTTCGGGCTTAGCCCGACCATCACCGTCGCGTTGATTCAGGAGCTCCGCGCCCGGGGGCCGCTGGCCACCGCGGCGCTGAGCGTGGTGGTGGCCGGTGAGTTTTTGATCTTCGGGTTCTTTGCCGCGCTGATGGCCGGCGCCACCCTGCTCGCCAGCCCCGATCCCGTCACCGGCGGCTCGCTCGCGGGCATGGTGCCGGCGTTGCTCACCGAGCTCGCCCTCTCGCTGGGCCTGGGCCTCGCGCTGGGCGTTGCGATCGCCGCCTACGCCCGCTGGGTGCGCTCCTACCTCTTGTTGATGGTGCTCGCCAGCGGGGTGCTGGCGTACCTGAGCGCGCTGCGGGTCGCCGCCGAGCCGACGCTGATCTTTCTGGTCGCGGGCTTCTTCGTGCAAAACGCCACGCTGCGTGGTCGCGAGCTTGTGCGCGCCCTGGAGCAGGTCGCGCTGCCGGTCTTTGTGATCTACTTCGCCACGGTCGCCGCCGGTCTCGATCTTCGGGCTGCGCCGGCCTATGTGCCGCTGATCCTCGTGCTGGTGGTGGTGCGCCTGGGCGCGCTCTACTTCGCCACGCGCCGGGTCTGCGCGCGGGCGGTCGATACCCGCCAGAGCCTGCATTATCTGCCCACCGCCTTCATCGCGCAGGACGCCGTGGTGCTGGTGCTCGCCGGCGTCGTCGCGGTGAACTTCCCGGCGTGGGGACCGGCGTTTCAGAGCGTGGTGATGGCCACGGTGATCGTCTACTTGAGCCTGGGCCCGATCTTCTTGAAGACTGGCCTGGAGCGCTCCGGAGAGGCCCGCCGCGCCTCCCACGAGCGCCGCGATGAGCGGGTGTTGGGCCTTGAGGAGTTTGAACTTCTCGAACCCACCGACCTCGGGCAACGCCTTGAAGCACCGCGCTTCGACGACGCCTGGCTGCGCGGCCATATCGAAGATCTGCGCAGCGCGCTCATCGATCAGGCCGAGCAGACCTTTCAACAGCCCATCCGCCTGCGACGCGACGGCATCATCGACGCTCTCATCGAGCTGGAGTCGGTGGTCGACGAGCTCATCAAGGGGCTGCGCGAGTGGGATGCCGAGATGCGCCAGCAGACCCCGCCGCCCGAGGCCGGCCCGCGCCTGGAAGCGCTGCGCGGGGTGCAGCGCACCTACCTGGCGCAGGTGGGTCAGGTCTACGAGCGACTGCTGCAGCTGGAGGGTGCCCCCCTGACGCCGGCCTCGGTGGAGGCCTTCCTGAGCGCGGTGCGCGCCATGGAAGACAAACAAACCCTCTACCGCATCGAACGCGAGCCGGCCCTGGAGCAGGTCGAGCCCTCCGACGCCCCCTGGCTTCGCGCGCTCAAGTGGGGGCGGCGAGTGCGCCGTCGGGTGCTGGGCGCGGGCTACCGCAATGTGCCCGTGGGCCGGCTGTGGAGCTACCATATGGAGCTCTCCCTGCCCGTGCAGCTCTTGCGCGTCACCCCGCCGGTAGCTGCCCAGTACGAGGAGCTGTGGCGCGCGTTGTGGCAGCATCTTCGCGAGGTCGACCGTTTTCTGGAGTCGCTGGCCGAGGCGTCTGCCACCGAGCGCGACGCATCGAATCCCCCGGCCGAACCGGACCCAGTGTCGGGCTCGCCCGCCGACGAAACGTCTCCAAACGCCGCGTCGGTCGAGGCCCGGATCGCCGCATTCTATGCGGACTTCTCCGAGAGCCACGCGGAGCTCGCGCACCAGACCCGCCGCAGCGCCGAGGTGGGTTTAAAGGGCTACGGCCAGAGCCTGGAGCAGAGCTACCACGCCTTTGTGCGCGGCGTGGCGCTGGCGGGCACAAGCCAGCTGCCCGCGCTCGTCTACCGCCCCTCATCGCGATTTGCATCGGCGCGCCGCGCTTCAAGCCAACTCGGAGATCGCCTGGCCCGCCAGCACCAGATCATCGAGGGCTACCGCGGGTGGTTGAAACTCGATCATCAGGTCTCGGAGTTTGTGCAGTGGTCCCAGGGCACGCGCCTGGCCGCCGAGCGCGCCGCCCGCCAGACCCTGGGCGCGGGCATGGAGCCTCTGGAGGCGCTGGAGCAGCAGCTCGAAGAGCTCCACGATCGCGCCCGCCGCGCCCCGCTCGACTGGGAGCTGGCGTATACCTCCGAGCTCCGACCGCTCCTCCTTCGCGCCCGGCGCGCCCAGGAGCTCCGGTTGGCCCGCGTGCGTCAGGGCCGCTACACACGCCAACTTCTCGAACTTGTCGAGGCCCGCGTCGAACAGCTCCCGGCCACCATCGCCGTGCTCAGCGCCGACCCCCGGCGAGCCATCGTGGCCGGCGCTCAGCACTACGAGCTGCCGCTGCGCCGCTGGGTCAGCTCCCAGGTCAGCCGCGAGCTCGCGCTGCGCGTGGTCGACTTCAACGAACGCGCCGCCACCCGTCAGGAGGAGCGCCACACCCTGCTCGGCGCCATCGAGCAGCTGCTGGAGTTTCACCTGGTCACCGCCCGACGCCAGCGCACCCGCTCGCCAGGGAATGGCGAGGAGGGCGAGGGCGCCCCGGTCCCGGCGGACCTCGCCGGCGGTGAGGAGGGCGCCGGCGTGCAGGGCATTGAGCGCGCGCTGCGCGCGCTGACCAGCCTGCGCGAGCGCATCAGCCGCGATGAAGAGGAGCTCGTCGCCTGGCTCATCAGCGAGTGGGATCGCCTCATGACCCGCGCCTTTGAACCCATCGAGGAGCGCCGCCTGGGCGAACTTCAGCGCGAGCTCGCGCGCCAGGGCGCCGCATCCTTTGTGGCGCGCGGCGAATCTCTGGCCGGGGAGCTCCTGGAGCCCCTCGCGCGCCACCTGGGCGCCGCGCGCGCCCGCGCAGCGCGATGGTCGGATGAGCTTGGCGAGGAGCTTCGCACCCTGCTGGGCGCCTCGACCTTGCCCGCCGATGATGCCGCCCGCCGCCGCGCCCTGCTGGCCGATGAGCCCGTGGCGCACTCCCGCGCTCCATCGGTCTATCGGCGTCTCTTCGTGCCCAGCCCGCTGGACATCCCCGACTTCTATCGCGAGCGCGGCGTCGAGGAGCAGCTCCTGGCCAGCGCGCGCCGCTGGGCCACCGGCGCCGAAGAAGTTGCGCTGATCCGCGGGCCCCGCGGCAGCGGCAAACGCACCCTGGCCCGCCACCTCGTGCCGGCCCGCATCTACGGCGTCGTCCCGGATCTTCGCGAAGAGAGCGTTGTCACGCTGAGCTTAAGCTCGGTCGCCCGCGAGGAGCCCGCGCTCAGCCGCGCCATCGTCGAAGGGCTCGGCATCCAGGGCGCCGCCACCCGCTCCTTCGATGATCTTCGCCAGTACCTGCAGCGTGGCGAGCTGCGCCGGCGTGTCATCGTCGTCGAAGACGCCCAGCGCCTGGTGCTTCGCACCGAGGTCGGCGTCGCCCTCACCGAGCGCTTCTTCAACCTCGTGGCCGACAGCGCTCAGACGATCTTCTGGGTGTTGCTCATGGATGAGGCCAGCGCCGACTTCGCCGCGTCCCACCTCAACCTCGACCGCGTGGTCACCACCACCGTGAGCCTGCCGCCGGCAGACGGGGCCTGGCTGGAAGCGATGATCCTGGCCCGCCACCGCGTCAGCGGCTTCGGGCTGAGCTTCGAGCCTCAGCCCCGCGGCCGCCTGGAGCGTCTGGCGCGCCTGCAACTCCGCACGCCCGCCCCGGAGCTTGTGCAGCGCGAGTTTTTTGAAGCGCTGGCCGCCCACGCTCGCCATAACCCGCGCGCCGCGCTCCTGTGGTGGCTGCGCGCGGTGCGCCCCGACCCCGGCGACGACGCGCGCCTGCTCGTCTCACCACTTTGCGGCGCACCCCTGCCGGTGCTTGATGCGCTGAGCCTTGAGCAACGTCTGCTCCTGGCCGCAATCACCCTCCACGGCAGCTTAAGCCCGCATCAGGCCCACCTGATCGTGGGGCTCAGCCAGGAGAGCGCCCGCGCCGAGCTCGATGCGCTGCGCCGCAAGGGCTACCTGGAGACCCTGGCCGACAACCCCGACGAGCTGCAGCTTCGCCCCGGCGCCGACGCCGCCATCGCCGACGCGCTGTGCCGCCAGAACCTGATCTAA
- a CDS encoding cation:proton antiporter domain-containing protein, producing the protein MNDLLHHFETPFTDPVLIFAVVMLMLLVAPLAVRKMRLPEIIGLLMAGVIAGPNALGLLERDATFQLLGTVGLLYIMFTAGLEIDLNRFAKYRNHSLVFGVLTFLVPQTIGTLAGMYILGLEFMVAILLASMFASHTLLAYPVTSRLGVSKSNAVTATVGGTVITDTAALLVLAVVMGSTRGSLDMNFWLTLVIGLGIYVALVFWSIPRVGRWFFRKVGSEGVVEYVFVLAVVFLAAFLAELAGVEAIIGAFMAGLALNRLIPESSTLMNRIEFVGNALFIPFFLISVGMLVDVRVLFSGADALIVAATMVGAALFSKWLAALLTQKLLGYSRDEAMVIFGLSAAQAAATLAVVLVAFDVGLFDEAVLNGTIVMIAVTCFVSPMVTERFGRKMALAQEEQGGSGEDEAPQRFLVPLANAAHAQALLDFTFLVREHGSEEPVFPLSVVPEEGDTAQAIASAERMLSAAVVHGASAEVPVVPVTRVAHNLASGIARAVMERRVSDLVVGWSGPDLSSSKARRANFGVVTDQLLAQTEQQVFINHLTQPINTVKRVIVVFPPLIEYHPGYTRALRDIKRLTNAMGALLTGLCLKDEMRRIRGRFDTIKPEIASSFVGFNTMEDLVATLQRRVEEHDLLIFLSARRGTLPWSPELEALPGRLDALADYSMSFLFLSDIDEAQLPVTAEEEGLAEAFKLRRVRVAMEEPEEREALKTLLVGYFGEERAETYCEEVVDALLRDDPGFSRELIDGVMLVNARSEHVHRPLVFAATRREGFETQARAGSPVYLMLVAVSPQESSLQEHLGLFSELGALATRVVDAQALARLETPTEVLEELKRLARDPQTVFPDARDGALDLSLTRSDLPG; encoded by the coding sequence ATGAACGATCTTCTCCACCACTTTGAGACCCCCTTTACCGATCCGGTGCTGATCTTTGCGGTGGTCATGCTGATGCTGCTGGTGGCGCCGCTGGCGGTGAGAAAGATGCGGCTTCCGGAGATCATCGGACTCTTGATGGCCGGGGTCATCGCCGGGCCCAACGCCCTGGGGCTCCTGGAGCGCGACGCCACCTTCCAGCTCCTGGGCACGGTGGGTCTGCTCTACATTATGTTCACCGCCGGGCTGGAGATCGATCTTAATCGCTTTGCGAAGTATCGAAACCACAGCCTGGTCTTCGGGGTGCTGACCTTTCTGGTGCCGCAGACGATCGGGACGCTGGCCGGGATGTATATTCTGGGGCTGGAGTTCATGGTGGCGATTCTGCTGGCGAGTATGTTCGCCTCGCACACGCTGTTGGCCTACCCGGTGACAAGCCGGCTGGGGGTGAGCAAATCCAACGCGGTCACAGCCACGGTGGGGGGCACGGTGATCACCGACACCGCCGCGCTTCTGGTGCTGGCGGTGGTGATGGGATCGACGCGCGGATCACTGGATATGAACTTCTGGCTGACCCTGGTGATCGGCCTTGGCATCTACGTGGCGCTGGTCTTCTGGAGCATCCCGAGGGTGGGACGCTGGTTCTTTCGCAAGGTGGGCAGTGAGGGGGTCGTCGAGTACGTCTTTGTGTTGGCGGTGGTGTTTCTGGCGGCCTTTCTGGCGGAGCTTGCCGGGGTGGAGGCCATCATCGGGGCGTTTATGGCAGGGCTTGCGCTCAACCGGCTCATCCCCGAGTCTAGCACGCTGATGAACCGCATTGAGTTTGTAGGAAACGCCCTCTTCATTCCCTTCTTTTTGATCTCGGTGGGGATGCTGGTGGACGTGCGGGTGCTCTTCAGCGGGGCGGACGCCCTCATCGTCGCCGCGACCATGGTTGGTGCCGCGCTCTTCTCCAAATGGCTCGCCGCGCTGCTCACGCAGAAGCTGCTCGGCTACAGCCGCGATGAGGCGATGGTGATCTTCGGGCTCTCGGCGGCCCAGGCCGCTGCGACGCTGGCGGTGGTGCTGGTGGCCTTTGATGTGGGGCTTTTTGATGAGGCGGTGCTCAACGGCACGATCGTGATGATCGCGGTGACGTGTTTTGTCTCACCGATGGTCACCGAGCGTTTCGGGCGCAAGATGGCGCTGGCTCAGGAGGAGCAAGGCGGCAGTGGCGAAGATGAAGCGCCGCAGCGTTTTCTGGTGCCCCTGGCCAACGCCGCGCACGCCCAGGCGCTGCTCGACTTTACCTTTCTGGTGCGCGAGCACGGCTCGGAGGAGCCGGTCTTTCCACTCTCGGTTGTGCCCGAGGAGGGAGACACCGCCCAGGCGATTGCGAGCGCCGAGCGCATGCTCTCGGCGGCGGTGGTGCACGGGGCCTCGGCCGAGGTGCCGGTGGTGCCGGTGACGCGGGTGGCCCATAACCTGGCCTCGGGCATCGCGCGCGCGGTGATGGAGCGGCGCGTCTCCGATCTGGTGGTGGGTTGGAGCGGCCCCGATCTTTCGAGCTCGAAGGCCCGCCGCGCGAACTTCGGCGTGGTCACCGATCAGCTCCTGGCCCAGACCGAGCAGCAGGTCTTCATCAACCACCTCACCCAGCCGATCAACACCGTCAAGCGGGTGATCGTCGTCTTTCCGCCGCTGATCGAATACCACCCGGGCTACACCCGCGCGCTGCGCGACATCAAGCGGCTGACCAACGCGATGGGGGCGCTGCTCACCGGGCTCTGCCTCAAGGATGAGATGCGCCGGATTCGGGGGCGTTTTGATACGATCAAACCCGAGATCGCCTCGTCTTTTGTGGGCTTTAATACCATGGAAGATCTGGTGGCGACGCTGCAGCGCCGCGTCGAAGAGCACGATCTGCTGATCTTCTTGAGCGCGCGCCGCGGCACCCTGCCCTGGTCGCCGGAGCTCGAAGCCCTGCCGGGGCGTCTGGACGCGCTGGCCGACTACTCGATGAGCTTTCTCTTTCTCTCGGACATCGACGAGGCGCAGCTTCCGGTCACCGCCGAAGAGGAGGGGCTGGCCGAGGCGTTTAAGTTGCGGCGAGTGCGCGTGGCGATGGAGGAGCCCGAGGAACGCGAGGCGTTGAAGACGTTGTTGGTCGGCTACTTCGGCGAGGAGCGCGCCGAGACCTACTGTGAGGAGGTGGTCGATGCGCTCTTGCGCGACGATCCGGGCTTCTCGCGGGAGCTCATCGACGGGGTGATGCTGGTCAACGCGCGCAGTGAGCATGTGCACCGCCCGCTTGTGTTTGCGGCCACGCGCCGCGAGGGCTTTGAGACGCAGGCGCGCGCCGGATCGCCGGTGTATCTGATGCTGGTGGCGGTCAGCCCGCAGGAGAGTTCTTTGCAGGAGCACCTGGGGCTTTTCTCGGAGCTCGGAGCGCTGGCCACCCGGGTGGTCGACGCGCAGGCGCTGGCGCGCCTGGAGACGCCCACCGAAGTGCTCGAAGAGCTCAAACGGCTGGCGCGCGACCCGCAGACCGTCTTCCCGGACGCGCGGGATGGGGCGCTGGATCTAAGCCTGACGCGCAGCGACCTCCCCGGGTAA
- a CDS encoding PEGA domain-containing protein: MLGALALLMTMMVGAGTAAAQPVEAVVFELEGAGVDPALLSNLSAVLRNQALQVGAFEVVNATPLQREETAVVLGCEPDARTCLEQMAEFNDARVLISGDVRRRDGGLVVSVAIFDRLRSGVAMEVQRELSGDDPVLAFRREIEGVFGEIAAEMTTHLEVRAPGEGDAIRIDGVIVGHGQVTRQGLPEGRYRVEVERAGARPYVEEVALGVGDPVIIEVSAAPAVAASTEQRAAATSPSVQPQLGGAGPVAEERPERGVAAIAPPIAPRKRSRLGAYSSLGVGVVALGGAGAMVVSMRGIEDDIATENAAGTMTPSRYEELIGRGESYESAQWVLLGVGAGASALGLGWLIVSSARGDDEPALALGVGPASMCVRGRF; this comes from the coding sequence GTGCTCGGAGCCCTCGCGCTCCTGATGACGATGATGGTGGGGGCAGGCACCGCTGCGGCCCAGCCGGTCGAGGCGGTGGTCTTTGAGCTTGAAGGCGCCGGCGTCGATCCGGCGCTCTTGAGCAACCTGAGCGCGGTGCTGCGAAACCAGGCCTTGCAGGTCGGGGCCTTTGAGGTGGTCAACGCCACCCCTTTGCAGCGCGAGGAGACCGCGGTGGTGCTGGGCTGTGAGCCCGATGCGCGGACGTGTCTGGAGCAGATGGCCGAGTTTAACGATGCCCGGGTGCTGATCTCGGGCGATGTGCGCCGTCGCGACGGCGGGCTTGTGGTCAGCGTGGCGATCTTTGATCGCCTCCGCAGCGGCGTCGCGATGGAGGTGCAACGCGAGCTTAGCGGCGACGACCCGGTGCTCGCGTTTCGGCGAGAAATCGAAGGGGTTTTTGGCGAAATCGCCGCTGAGATGACGACACACCTGGAGGTTCGCGCGCCCGGGGAGGGCGACGCCATTCGCATCGACGGCGTGATCGTGGGGCATGGCCAGGTCACCCGCCAGGGGCTCCCCGAGGGGCGCTACCGGGTGGAGGTTGAGCGCGCCGGCGCCCGGCCCTATGTCGAAGAAGTTGCGCTGGGCGTGGGCGATCCGGTGATCATCGAGGTGAGCGCGGCTCCTGCGGTGGCGGCCTCCACCGAGCAGCGGGCCGCGGCGACGTCGCCCTCGGTGCAGCCGCAGCTCGGTGGTGCGGGTCCGGTTGCCGAGGAGCGGCCGGAGCGCGGGGTGGCGGCCATCGCGCCGCCGATCGCCCCCCGCAAGCGCTCGCGCCTGGGCGCCTACTCCTCACTGGGCGTGGGAGTGGTGGCGCTGGGCGGCGCCGGCGCGATGGTCGTGTCGATGCGCGGCATCGAGGACGACATCGCCACCGAGAACGCTGCCGGCACCATGACCCCCTCCCGCTACGAGGAGCTTATCGGCCGTGGCGAGAGCTATGAGAGCGCGCAGTGGGTGCTGCTGGGCGTGGGGGCGGGGGCCAGCGCGCTGGGCCTTGGCTGGCTTATTGTCTCATCGGCGCGCGGCGACGATGAGCCCGCGCTGGCGTTGGGCGTGGGGCCGGCCTCAATGTGCGTGCGTGGTCGTTTCTAA